The Shewanella mangrovisoli genome has a window encoding:
- a CDS encoding alkene reductase codes for MTIEHAVNSVGNLFDTYKLNDTITLKNRILMAPLTRCMADADLVPTDDMVAYYARRAEAGLIISEATIIRPDGQGYPNTPGIFNQAQIAGWRKVTDAVHANGGKIFVQLWHTGRVAHPHFFGGGDVLAPSAEKVEGSVPRMRELTYVTPKAATLEDIQGLVRDYAKAAENAIEAGFDGVEIHGANGYLIDAFLHHDSNRRTDEYGGTPANMSRFALEVVDAIAARIGQDRTGLRISPGAYFNMAVDNRDRAVFDYLLPELEKRELAFVHIGIFDDSMEFDYLDGRVSSYVRANYGKTLVGVGGYSAQSASEAIATDKFDLIAIGRPFIANPDYVARVRQGHELVTYSDEMLASLV; via the coding sequence ATGACGATTGAACATGCAGTGAATTCCGTGGGTAATTTATTCGATACCTACAAACTTAATGACACTATTACTTTAAAAAACCGTATTTTAATGGCGCCATTAACGCGCTGTATGGCCGATGCGGATTTAGTGCCGACCGATGATATGGTGGCTTACTATGCTCGCCGCGCCGAAGCGGGATTGATTATCTCCGAAGCGACGATCATCCGCCCAGATGGTCAAGGTTACCCAAATACCCCTGGCATTTTTAATCAAGCGCAGATCGCTGGCTGGCGTAAAGTGACTGATGCTGTGCATGCTAATGGCGGTAAAATTTTTGTACAGCTATGGCATACCGGCCGTGTTGCGCACCCACATTTCTTCGGTGGCGGTGATGTACTGGCGCCTTCGGCCGAAAAAGTAGAGGGCAGTGTGCCCAGAATGCGTGAGCTGACCTACGTTACTCCAAAAGCGGCAACTCTTGAAGATATTCAGGGCTTAGTCCGCGATTATGCGAAAGCGGCCGAAAACGCGATTGAAGCTGGATTCGACGGGGTTGAGATCCACGGTGCAAATGGCTATTTAATCGATGCATTCTTACACCACGATAGCAACCGTCGTACTGATGAATACGGCGGCACACCTGCTAATATGTCACGCTTTGCCTTAGAAGTGGTGGATGCGATTGCGGCACGTATTGGTCAAGACAGAACCGGTCTGCGTATTTCTCCCGGCGCCTATTTCAATATGGCCGTCGATAACCGTGACCGCGCCGTGTTTGATTATCTGTTACCTGAGCTCGAAAAACGTGAACTGGCCTTTGTGCATATCGGTATCTTTGACGACAGTATGGAGTTCGATTACTTAGATGGCCGTGTTTCTAGCTATGTTCGAGCTAACTATGGCAAAACCTTAGTAGGTGTCGGTGGCTACAGCGCGCAATCGGCCAGTGAAGCGATTGCTACCGATAAGTTTGATTTAATTGCGATTGGTCGCCCCTTTATTGCCAACCCAGATTATGTGGCAAGAGTGCGCCAAGGTCATGAATTGGTGACTTATAGTGATGAGATGCTTGCCAGCCTAGTGTAA